DNA from Vitis vinifera cultivar Pinot Noir 40024 chromosome 19, ASM3070453v1:
ATGTGGTTGTCAAGTCACTTTCAGATGGTGTGATCGGGTTTACAATAGGGTATGCCTTGGGCCAGAGATTAGTATTGGAGGGACCCATCAATAAATGGTGTCACTTTCAGAGCAAGCATCTGTCCAAAGATGATTGAGATAATTAGAGAGGGATCCAATGAATGAGACAAAGCAGAACAATGCAGGTTGTCTTTATACGACTATAATTCCTCAACAACTACAACTTCTCCATTTTTCAATAGGTTAGCTTATTATGCTTATTTAACTTGTGGATCATATAATATTACTGTTTCAatcattgaaattttgaagatcCAGCAAATCTTTTATCTTATCCGCAAGAATAAAGTAGGCCTAGTGTGCACCCGTCTGCTTATGTGTTTATTCGAAGCCACTGATAATGAAGTGGGTTGTTTGGTCTGAATGATAGAAAGTCTAACTTCAACCATGGACCTCTGGTTTAGAAACAAACATTACAGTATCTAATGTGGTCCAGGTGAAATGCTAGTGGGGTGAGGGCCAATATTTGAAAAACGGAAGCTTTCTTTTCCTTGTTCCCAACCCAATTATTGGCTACTTTATTGAAAATTTGGTGGgttataagttaaaaaaaaaaaaaaaaaaaaaatcagatataAATGATCTTGCAATATCCAATGAGGATGTCAAACCTTTTACAACATCTGACATGGCACCTCATGAGTCTTGAATTATCATTTGTATGATCCATCCTGGCTTAATATTGGCATTGTTAATGGGATGGATCATAGGGTTGGAGGTGAAATGTTCCTGTGTCTTGAATGATCATTTCTGGGCTTGAGCAAATGAGAACACAGGTGCAAATGCAGAAAAGCCTCATTTGCCCACAACTGATTAGATGAGGCAATGCAAACCCAACTCCATCATGTGAGGAGCCCCAGCAAAATTTGGAGATTCTCATAAATTGGTATGGGATGCTAACTTTGCTTGAAGCCTTTTATGGTTCGGTGTTACATAAATTATAGACATGTATTTACCTCTAAAGACCCCGCATATACTCtagtttctttcttttagtAGAAAACTATATTACACCCTCTCCTATAGATCCAGACCTCATTTCTTCTGtgattaacattaaaaaaactgaaacaacTTTCTTACATGCAGATTTTGTgtatcattttcttctttactaGCTATGCCTCATTCATTACCTGGATAACAACGAGGAGATGTTTGCagtgtttcttcttctgtcgGTATATACTTGCAGGGAACTTTGATCCATTTATCCATGAATTGTAAGGGGAGAAAGTGTAGGAAGAAGCTGTTCTGTATCAAACCGATGATGCTGCCTTTGAAACCTATCTGTTTTATACTCCTATCATTCATCTGTGTGTTGCTGAACCTATGTGACTGTAGAAATGCTGCTTGCTATATTGTAGAAATGCTGCTTCCTATCGGAAATGCAAATGGGCTATCCGGGAGTTCAAGACCTGAACTGTTAGCAGACAAAACAAATAATGCTTTGTTACATGACTCATAAGTATAATCATGAACGCAAGCCAAAGAGGTTAGATTGTTTTTTATCAGATTAGCAACATGGGTGCAGCATCAATATTGcagaaaagcaaaaagaaacCGAAGAAAGCAATTTTCAGTAAGTCGAAGGCCAAGATTCTAAATGAGGCCCTTATATGATATTTCAATGTTGTTTACTAATTCATTTTATCAAGtctgattttgaaaagatttttttatgtAACGACAATGCTGCATGCaaatgaaacaaacaaacaaactaaCTCTTTCTAATTAGATGCTTTAAATCACATTGCATGATTTTATGTGGTTagtatttgataatttattaaataaaaacaattataatggagattatataaaaaaaatctaatatgaTTAAATTCCATCACACATTTGTTTAGCTCATATTATATTTGCtcgtaaataataataataataaaaataaaaaataaaaataaaaactttgaaGACCACCCAATTAAGGGCATTAATGCAACAAGCAGAATGGTAGCTACTAAAACACAAATATGCAGTGATTGACAATAATCGAAGGTAACGGGAATTTGGAACTTGTTACTGGTGAAAAGAAGATACCAAAACCCTTATGCTTTAAGGCTGCGAGGAAATGTTGCCAACCATAGATTCAACAAGGAAGAATCACTAATCACTAATAGAAATGCATTTATACCTCTTATGATCGATGGGGTTGTTGACTGCACGCCATGGCTTATCATCACTTGTAGAGCCATTGTTTGAAACATCCAATGGATAATTGGAATGGACAACAGTCGGGAACTTGGAATGATTTGCATGTGCTATGGTTTGAACAAGACCAAGAAAAAGCGTCAAGTCAGAAGAGAGAGAACAATTCCAGAATGATGGAATACCaaaagttaaaaatgaaaaaaagaaaaaagaagcaaTTTCAGACCTTCCAAGACTTTTAGTTCATCCAAGGAATAGCCATGGTGGAGCTGATTGGCCAGAGGATTTCGTGCTAGCTGCAGCTTGGAGAGACGCCTTGTCTCAAATTCAAGATCCTGTGCAAACTCTTGCTCTTCCATAATCTGCTTTCTGAGCAATCTTGAGGTCTCCATTCCTCTAGGCACTGAAAGAGATCATACATATTAGAAGGTACACAAATGCTATAAGCCTATAAACACAAAGAAACATTTTCAAAACATACATACAATGCATAAATGttccttattttttataattaattaaaaatttatcaacgACCACATGGCATATGACCAAGTTTGTAAAGAAACTCACAGAAGCATTCCTCaaaaaaatcatccaatttAATTTTGCTTTGAGTTTCAATGGAAGAAACTCTGTGAAGCTCATGTGAAGGGATGTACTTACTCATGTGAAGCTCGGAATCCATGTCTGCATATTGCAAAGGATAATACATTGAAGACTCAAATTTCTCTAAATATTTCCTGCATGAAAATAGAACAACATATTTGTGAGAGATTGTATTAATTATCCTGGAGCTTAAACATCACAAGAAGTTCTAAGTGGTAAAAAAGCATAGAAAAATTTCCAATGGCTGGCGAGTACAGATAGTTAAAAATGTACTAAGGCTAATGTTCTAACCCGATTCACCCagaattaatcatatttgaatgATTGAAAAGTGTCAAAAAATGAATTGATAGAACAAATTATAAATTGTTACCAATATTATATCAAGTAGTACTTTTACTACATAGAATAATTCTAATGCTATAACAAGCAAAAAAATTTCCCACAATGCATGTGTTTTGATTTAAATGTCAATTATTGGGAAAACCCATTGCCGTTAAACAATCAAATCcaccacaaaaaaaaaggggaCTACCTATCACCAGTCCTTGGCTTTTCTCTGTAAGGTTTCACAAGAACACGAGCCCCACAAACATAATGTGGACTTCCCTTGGCCAAAATGCTCTTCACGGTATCAGAACTGTCAAAGGTTACAAACCCAAACATCCGTTTCTGCTGGCAGGGAATCCTCACATCCTCAACCAGTCCAAAGGTGCTGCAAACACCACCCCACAAGATAAGAAAACTAGAAGCAATGAAAAACTAGATTCAGTGAAGTTTGGAGGTTGAATCACCTGAAGTAGTcagagacatcttcttcagtaAAAGTACTCTCAGCTGGAAATGTCAGATATATCTGCCGGGAACCACTTACAATTGGACCAGGGTCACTCCTCTCACTCCGGCTTTCCATGTATTTTGGCACGTCTTCTGCCAAAATTACTGAATGCTGCCCATGAGGCCTGCAAAATATTTGAcatattaatcaattaataacTACTTGCAAAAAATCCATGAATATGGAACCCCATGAACAATCATTGCACCTGTCAATTAGTCGAATGGTTCTCAACCGAGCAAGAAGCTTTGTCAAACTATAACCAGCTTTCCCATGTCGTTGGCTCTCAGTGAGGTACCCTTCAGCCTGAAGACCCCTACCATATCTCTCATAATACATCATAGGCAGAGAGGCAATGGAGACAGGATTGCCTCTTCTTGATTTCAGGAGCTCTGTTAACTCCAATTCCAACTTCTCGATTGAACCAGGTGAGAAAATATGATCATCATTAGCAAGATCATTTGCAATAGGGCTTAAAACCTCAGGAAAGACTTGTGCATGCAAGTATCGACAATTATTTCCATGCTTACAAAACCCCTTGTTGAAATAGTGACAAACCTTAACTGGAAATTCCGAACCAATCAGAGATCTTGGACCCGTCCTCACACTCAAATTTTCCACTGCCGTCTCCGGGTAATAGTAATCACCGGAAACTCCTAAAATTGCTGGGTTGACCTGTTCTAACTGTTCCTCTAAACCCAAAGGCTGACTTTGGAGACTATAATCTTTTGGTAGTTGCTCTGTAGCATGTTGGAGATATCGGTTCACGGGAGACGGAGAAGATGAAGGGAACCAAGAACCAGTTGAAGGAGAGAGAGGAGGGAAGTGAGGAGAGATTGGAGATGGTGGATTTGGAATCAAACCAAGCTCTATTTTGACCCCTTCAATTATCATACGAATCGCCTTATCGGGACCAAAAGCCAACCGAATCATTTCTCCCTTACTAAAACCCTTAACAAGAAGATACCCTATAATCTTTGAAACATTCTCTGGTTCTAGTTTTTGAATTCTATTGAAAACAACTGCTGTGGACTCAGAAAAATCCATGTCACATCTAGAATATATATCAAGTCACTGCAAATATAACACAACAGAAAAAAGAACATGAGAAAAATGATTGAGTACtcataaaaatgaatttctaAATCaccagaaaagaaaagaaaaaaaaaaccacgcACGCACATGACAAACCTTatctatgaaagaaatgagatttGGGTCAAAAGGAAAAGGCTGCAGACTGAGGAAACAGAAAGCAATGAACCTATATCTAAAGATTTAGGTTTTTGCAAAATGGAAAAATACCATATATTCCATGAAATCTAAATTTACATTCAGAAAAGGAAGATCATGTGTATATACTATTATCTCTTTCACATTCTCCTCTTTTAAAAGGAAATATGTCTAACAGGATAAGTCAATACAGCCGAAGAAAAGCTGTAAAATTAAGCCAAAGATGAACTTCTCCCAAATCTAGAATAAGAtaactacaaaataaatgagataCAAGGAAAAATCATTCCATCCAAACATATTAACAGAAAATATCACTGATTTAAAAGGTGAACCCACAAACAAAAGGCCATTTATAAAGAATAACAATTGCacttttggaaattttattcgGAACCACAACCCATGAAGCTTGAATAATTTCTCAACAAACCCTTTTGTCTTCCATGTTTGAATTTTTGTCAATAAACCCATTTTTTAAGACTATCCCAAAAGTATTGGCTTTCCTGGGAAATTGACTAGaaactcaaaaagaaaaagtaaatgaaaaagaaaaaacattttcagCCATGTGAGCCTGAACCCATATCCATACACAAGCAAATCTTCAGAGGAAATCTTCAGAGGAAGCCCATAACAATCATTCCCATCCACTCACCAAGCAGGAAGAAAAACCAGTTTTTTTTGCAGGAAAAAACACAAGAAACAGCAAAACAAAACTCAGATCCAGGCAATCCAACATACCACCACACACTGTGAAGAGAAAACTAATCCAAATATTCAAACAACATGATTAATGCTTTGACTCCATTAAATCCCCCTCTCATGTCTCCACCCCTCTGCAAAAACGACATCATCTTAATCTCAAAAAGCAGAGTGACAGGAAGTATGCTTTAAAGGGAGCACACTGTCATCAGCTCAAAGCCAACATGTTAATATTAATTTgcataatttcaatttataaaGACTtactcaactttttttttttttcatagcaaTTACTTCAGTTGTGCACATGTTGTAATCCCCACCATATtaataaacatttttcatttttgaaattacTGTTTTACCCTTTGAAGCTATTGAGAATCCCATGTatagaattcaaaaaaaaaaaaaaattgggaactCCAATGCAGGTTTGTCCACCCAGGTTCTAAGATTTGCACCATTGGATTGGCCTTGAGATTATCTCAAATGGGTTTGGGTACAAAGTGGGAATGGACACTTCATTTGGACTTAAAATATtgatgataaattgttgaaatgCAACTTTGATTATATAATTAAGGTCATATGTAGTCACCTCGTTGGTCACTTGGGGCACTAATCATCATTATAAGACAAAACCCACTTGCATCTTTTGGGCCCCAacccttttttttccctctctcttTGGAGGATACAATTTCATTTGCTTTATGTGAGGGGCATTACGGTCAACAAGACAATAAGAAtacaatatttattatatttaactatattattaattttttttagtttggataATTTTGGAACCAcaagatatatatacatatacccattttctgttttttatcaCTTAAATGCACTTAAAATctccatatttaaaaaaaaaaaaaaaaaaccctatcattttaaaaattcaaattaatcttAAATTCTCATTTATTTCTCTATCAAATTGTATTCATGGTCATGCTAATCATTCGggattttattatctttttgaTATATTcgaatgaaaatttatattcttaaaaatcaaaactttccatatattctaaaaaatacaattcaaattgaaaattagaaaaaaagaaaaaagaaaaggtaaagcTTCTTTTGGTAAATAACACATAGAATTTGTAGTAGTAAATGATAGTGAGAGATTGAAGGGTAAATGATTGAATTTGTAATTAAGATATAATGAGAAGTGGGCTTTGTGTTGATCACAATACCCACCTCTTTTCTTGGGTTTTTGACCATTTCCTTCCCCTCAAATCCCTCCATTCCCCATGATTCTTCATTGATTCTCTCTCATGATCTCATCTCATCTCTCTATAAATCTAGGGTTTTTAACCAAGTTGACCTCAACAACGGTTCAAAGTTTAAAaccctaatttaattttaaaaacacaaatttATGGAAGATTTTTTCTTCCCAAAAAAATTAGGGTGGGTGACGTGGGTCcttttcaaaatagaaattattaaaatttatattctttttgCCACATAAAATACAAATCTTTTCTTTACACATCTTTCTGTTTCCATCCAAGAAAATATACTAAAGTATTGAAAGTTCCCATGGGTATCTTGAAGAGTAGAGCTACGTACAAATAAGTTATTTTCAATGTCAATGACTCAAATGTACATTTTGTACAAGTTTCAAGGAACTCTGCCGGCTACTCAGCTTTTGGTCACATCCAAGGGACACccttatattaattaatttcttcatGAAATCATATCTTAGCCATCCCATCTGTTGATGAATCCCAATGATTTGAGGTTAATAGTTTACATCTATGTGAAAGTTCACTatcaatatatattatatgtctatatatgatgttgCTCCAAATAATCGGTTGGTTGAGATTAAAGTATGATTTTATGTCTTTATGACAAATTTCACCTTAATAAAAAACTTACTCTATACAAGGAAATATGATACAACAAATCACTTGatgatttgtattttttttgctGTTAAAAAACTTGCACTATATGGAAATTTGTTTTATGAGTTACAACGAATTATTTAATAAtctgtacttttttttttttactattaaagaGATTGTAACTTTAATATATTAGATATGTTTATTGGTTTTGAAAGAATGTATTTCATTCACTTGTAAATCATTTAAAGACATTTTCCTAAATGAGTCATTTTTCTAAAACTATTTTCTCAATGATACATTATTACCTAATTATAATGCACATTATATGTGTCATTAGACAAATTATTagcaataatatatatatatatttataaaggaTCATGGGatacttttcattttctttaaatgataatattgatattataaaaaaattattaaacatgaaaaaagtcattgcataaatcaaaataaaattatgacaaAAAAACAATCCTTGTCTAATTTCCATATTAAAGTCTTTTTAAGATGATAAGttatatgaataaaatttttaaaaataaatatagaaattcTTGTTGACCTTAGAAGAGGAACTTTTCATTTATCAAATCCAAAAAGCCTAAGCCTAGGATAAGTTTTTATttgccttttttaattttttttaatttttttttttttttttttgtaatttcgaAGCTTCTCTTAATAAGAAATGGCAAAAAAAAGTGTCATTATATGGCGGAAAGACAtggataaaagaagaaaatgcaaAGGGTATGCAGTATGGCTGGATGGGGAATGAAAGGTTAAAATGATTTAACTTCTCAAATGGGTAAAGATGATATCCAAAAGCAATGAATGATTCATGTGAGGGGTCACTTTCATTCATAGCTGCTTCACATGAACTCACCTAATCATTGTTCACTTTCCAGGCAACATGTGGTGCACtttgaaaaacaaagcaaaagcGGAAACAACACCAAGCATAGCCATATCtttctaaccattttttttctcatccccGCATTCAATGGGGGCTCTAACATTTTTGTTGACCCCCACCCCCTACCCCCCTACCCCcactccccctccccctccccctccccaaTGTACCTTGTCGAGGGTCGTTGAGAAACAATGCTCTTTTTCTATCACATTTCTAGAATGAGCACATGcataatttcttattatttctttatttatattatgacattggatccaaaaaaaaaaaaaaacccctcaaaATGTAGTCAAATTTAGTTAGGCTATTGTACCATAGAAGTAAGGATGTGGCTTTATATACCTATGCATTGCTTTTAGTTGTTGGATTGAATCAGCTCAAATGAGATAAATTTATGTTGGTCATATTATATTAGAATTTCTAAATATGATCATCTTGGTTTCTTTAACTTACTAGGTTGCTTTTCAATATgataaagttttgaaaagttaTTATTGTTAgcttttttttcctataatgtgtggttatatataattatatttatataaatattatttaagggtatcGATTGATAGGTAGGTGAATCAACTGATTCGGCATTCAAGAGTCTTACCTATGGAAGACTCAAATTATAAATGGAGagtcataaaatttaatttatatgaatgtGGTGTCACAATTTTTGTAACTCCGTCATTATGAAACTTATTTTGTACATTATGTTTACgagtaatggaggaaaatagAAAAGTATAACCTATGTAATTCTAGAGAtgtattcaaattaataaccCACCATTACCCCTTCATTTGTATATAATGGATGTAAATAATAAGTATAACTCTCGTatagtctttgatgggaagatTAAGAAATATACAACTTTTTATAAGTTAAGGTCCCAAGGTAACTCAATCTCACTTCAAAAGTGTTATTAGTATATCAAagtaagaatatgatcattattttagtacttacatttattttattttatgcatccaaaattgttttttaaaataattatttccacATAAAGTTTGTAAAAGTTTGGTTAGCAATTCTCCAAATGTAATTCAATGTCACAATTTAGCTTTTGTGATAGAAAATGCAACCCTAGGTCCTAGAGTcgatttgaagaaaaaaatcgggagaaaaagtaaaaggaaaaaagaaattaaaaaaaaaaagaattaaagttaatatatcattttatatgtttcttcaaaccCATTTCAcgtattttattctattatataaaattaaataattttaaaatatataaattttttgttttactttataataaaattaaacacaaaaaaattattttttaaaaaccaaacataatagaaGGGTTTAATGGTTTGGGCTTTGTAATCAATAAATCAACCTAacattcaattaattttaaaatttttgaaatttgttgtGTGACGATATTTTATGTAagctaaattaaaaaaaaaaaaaaaagacacattTATAAGAGGGAAatgtttatcaatttttttccctaaagCGACATCCTCACTTATATGTGCTTCAATCCtatcattaatataatatttataaaaatttaaataataacaattatttattttgttttaaattaatctttttaaatttaaatattattgcTGAAATttgttaacaaaaaaattatcttaattttagtgttaaatattttcatatgtgCTTTAgtcttatcattatttttttagataatacAAACCTATAAACAATTTAAATGATTtagataatatttaaaaatttaaataataataataaatggctattcattgttttaaattaaattgttttttagacaTAAATATGATTGATTTAAATgttagggagaattatcttttgggggtagatggaccccaaattaacaaaaggtccatataactcttcaaattgagttgaaggatatgaaatagtaatagacaaatataccctttaagaacatatataaaatattttataaaattaagttaaataattttttttttcaaaaatactaaactaaataaaagtagttttcaaaaatattaaattaaatatttttttaaatattaaattaaattaattttttttcaaaaatattaaattaaattttttttcaaaaatattacattaaattaaagtatttaaaaaatattaaattaaatatttttttaaaatattaaattaaataaatttatttttaaaaaatattaaattaaataaaattattttaaaaaatattaaattaaataattttattttaaaaaatattaaattacataaaagtatttttaaaaaatattaaattaaataaaagtatttttcaaaaatattaattttttttctcaaaatcaacgaagggcatttttggaaatactgaaggatgatatccttcaactcaatttccatactttcattgggtcttgggctcaatttgaagagttacatgaaccttttgttaatttgggggcccatctacccccaaaacataattctccctaaatGTTATTGCTCAAATCAATTGATTCATTTGTGAAATCTCTTTctttagagaattttttttccattgattcGTTTCTTcacattcaaatttaaaaaaaaaaaaaaaaaaaatgctttctatgatatttattgttatttaaaatattaatgtcaaattttaaatgatacATGAACCACCACATATCCCATTTATCCCATTCAACCACTACTAtaaataaacattattttttaaaacacaaaatagtattaattattatataaatataaattgtaCAAAAATGGAATGTCTTGTACCAAAATTATATACttatttgtgtttttaaattcaaaaattatattttattattattttaaataattaggttttttaattattaaataaattaactttaaattatgaaaaactaACCCATGCATGTCAAAAACCTAAAACATAGTCTTTTTATCTTCCTATATAAATGTAAATAAATGTCATAATGGTAATTAACTATTCTCCTTCaccctagtttttttttctatgttgcTTGGATATTCAACATATTTGAGTCCTTACCTtgtatatatttctatttttataatatttgtatgATGTTGTCAATCCAAGAGAGGGAAAATGATCCAACATTCTCACTCAAGAAGATCTAATTTACTCACTTAACCATACCAAGGTATTTATATCTTCCTAATATCTATTCTTTTTTGTTGCTTTCTTGTCAATTGatttataattattgaaaaaaatttatagtttgGTTACTTTTTAATTGGATAATGTATGAAATTACAACTTATATTTTAACAGATGagatatagaaaataattataacaaaaatatgtttgaaactacttgaatcataccagcGTCTAAGGCCCATAGCAAACAAtattttgtaataatatttatcaactaaaatatttgaaaaatcttaGAATGTCGATATTCATTTGTTACACTAAACAATATTTGTGATTGGTTATAATAATATAGATGTTTTATTAGTTTTTGCCATATTTTAATAGTAAGATCTAAACTTccttatatttattactcttttttattgttatatttaacttttactACTTAATATGAAATAGGTGTTacaaaaattaggttaatccaaTCTAAGGTAATCACCCTAAAAGGGGGAGGTGAAAAGGGTGATGGTCTTTTTTTTACagatttaaactatgtgaatgtaagagacaattatatgcaagtatataataaaacaatataaagacaattgcatataaagtaaaaaaaatagggaagaaagaatgcaaacacaagattttatagtggttcggtgcaacccgacctacatccactctcctctagcttcaatcccaagcttgaggtttcactaattcaaggcttccaaaccaaaccttcaagcaatacaattggattatggttctaatccaccctcttggacttttggctccaagcaccctttatacttctcaagagataccccactcttgaacaacctctcaagtgataccccacacttgagaatccctaagtgatacctcacacttagattcttcctttcaaagatatacaaataatttcacaaaatcctagtacaaaactttaggtTCAAaggatacaagaaaaactatgattgaatggtgcactaaagatatgcaagttttttAACAATGATGCACTCAAAACGCActcccaaggctcaaatatattcaagaaatgtttaggaaggttaagctcataaaacaatgaagatttaagcctttttatagaggaaaaagtCAAACTAGTTGTTAGGGGTTCGATCGGTCGAGTTGGGGTTCGATCGGTTGAccagccgttagcatttaatgcttggtaggtgaccgttggacctTGACCACCTTTTGACTGAACCTCAACTGATTGAggtgggggtcgaccggttcctatTCACCCTTAACTGGTTGAGCAACCGTTTTGAAAGAGAAAGATAAAGTCTTTTTGCACCCCTCGAtcggttgagctgggggtcgaccggttcctcattCGGTTCAACCAATTGAGCCATTTTTtactcaacaaccaacttttcaacttaaaaccttttaaataagtttgaaaaatatttgacaaaatgttttaattgaaaacatgaaatcatccaattttaaaaatatttaaaacaacataactcttgaatgattttggtgcataagtaaagaatgtaatgcatgaaaatcctaatgcaccaacaaccttacaaagagatcttatgaagtttgtatcttaaaaaacatttttctttgagGTAGTCTTTTTATTCATGATTTTTCCTTAACTTGATTTGTTTTTGTGATTGTCACTTTGAAAATCATCTTGcttaatcacacttgaaatataatcattagttttaaaccttattttgttatcatcaaaactgaaATCAACTAAACCTTGGTTacacatatttttataataatttaattttctccttataattttttatgaatactcatattaaaaaaaaaatttaaaattttcctttatgtttctctttatatatatatatattcaaattatgaaaaccttattaaaaaaaaa
Protein-coding regions in this window:
- the LOC100243592 gene encoding zinc finger CCCH domain-containing protein 18 isoform X2 — its product is MDFSESTAVVFNRIQKLEPENVSKIIGYLLVKGFSKGEMIRLAFGPDKAIRMIIEGVKIELGLIPNPPSPISPHFPPLSPSTGSWFPSSSPSPVNRYLQHATEQLPKDYSLQSQPLGLEEQLEQVNPAILGVSGDYYYPETAVENLSVRTGPRSLIGSEFPVKLELELTELLKSRRGNPVSIASLPMMYYERYGRGLQAEGYLTESQRHGKAGYSLTKLLARLRTIRLIDRPHGQHSVILAEDVPKYMESRSERSDPGPIVSGSRQIYLTFPAESTFTEEDVSDYFSTFGLVEDVRIPCQQKRMFGFVTFDSSDTVKSILAKGSPHYVCGARVLVKPYREKPRTGDRKYLEKFESSMYYPLQYADMDSELHMMPRGMETSRLLRKQIMEEQEFAQDLEFETRRLSKLQLARNPLANQLHHGYSLDELKVLEAHANHSKFPTVVHSNYPLDVSNNGSTSDDKPWRAVNNPIDHKSSGLELPDSPFAFPIGSSISTI
- the LOC100243592 gene encoding zinc finger CCCH domain-containing protein 18 isoform X1, which translates into the protein MDFSESTAVVFNRIQKLEPENVSKIIGYLLVKGFSKGEMIRLAFGPDKAIRMIIEGVKIELGLIPNPPSPISPHFPPLSPSTGSWFPSSSPSPVNRYLQHATEQLPKDYSLQSQPLGLEEQLEQVNPAILGVSGDYYYPETAVENLSVRTGPRSLIGSEFPVKVCHYFNKGFCKHGNNCRYLHAQVFPEVLSPIANDLANDDHIFSPGSIEKLELELTELLKSRRGNPVSIASLPMMYYERYGRGLQAEGYLTESQRHGKAGYSLTKLLARLRTIRLIDRPHGQHSVILAEDVPKYMESRSERSDPGPIVSGSRQIYLTFPAESTFTEEDVSDYFSTFGLVEDVRIPCQQKRMFGFVTFDSSDTVKSILAKGSPHYVCGARVLVKPYREKPRTGDRKYLEKFESSMYYPLQYADMDSELHMMPRGMETSRLLRKQIMEEQEFAQDLEFETRRLSKLQLARNPLANQLHHGYSLDELKVLEAHANHSKFPTVVHSNYPLDVSNNGSTSDDKPWRAVNNPIDHKSSGLELPDSPFAFPIGSSISTI